CAGATGGGCGTAGAGCAGGGCGAGTTTTTTCGGCGCGATGTCATATTTGGCGGAAAACTCCTCCAGCACCGGCATCAGGTTGTTGCGCAGCAGATAGGTGTAGGCGTCGAAAGGTATCCCCCACTCCGCCAATTGATCCAAACGGCGGTCCAGGCCCACGGGAAGCAGCTTGCGGGCGTCTTCGATCATCTCCTCGAGGACGGGGATGGGGGCGGAATCGGTGTCCGGATACATGCGGTCCGCGCCAGGCAGAACGCGCTCGAACCAGGTGATGCCGTCGGGCAGGGATTTGCGGGTCTCGTTGGGAACGCCCGCAAAGGCAAGCTGGCAGCGCTCCGCGATGGTCTCCAGGGCGGTTTTGATGTCCTCATCGGGAGCCCAGAAAAGGATCTGGGCGTCGTCCGGGCCGGCTTTCAGATCAGAGCGGATCTTATCCCAATCCCTGGAATCGAGCGAGGCGATTTCCCTGGAGTCGAGCGAGGAACGAGCATCGACTCGAGGACCCTCGTCAACCGTGCCCGTGGGGTCTTGCTGGAGTCCATGCCCGCCAGAGAAAAACTGTGACTTTTGGGAAGCCGAATTCCGATTCGGCGAGCGGACGGAGTCTGCTTCACTTTCTGAAGGGCTCTGCGAGCCCTGTGGGATATTTTGGGAAGCCGAATTCCGATTCGGCGAGCGGACGGAGTCTGCTTCACTTTCTGAAGGGCTCTGCGAGCCCTGTGGCAAAGCGGAATTTGCCACCCCAAATTCCTCCACCCCAAATCCCTCCATCCCAATATCCTCGGAGTGGAACATATTCGGCCGCTCCAGGCAGGCAATCACCTTCAGGCGGTCGGCTATCTCGTCGGCAAAGCAGCGTCCGGGCTGGTTGAACCAACTGAGGATGCCGCCAAAGCGGGGCAGATTGACCGCGAGCAGTTTCCAGCCCTGGGCGGAATGTTCTTTCAGGATGGGGATGTGGCGCCAGTCGGCAGGATCCAGCAGGCTGTGGCTGATCCCCCACTTATCCGGATGCTTGATCCTCTGGGCCAGTTCGGCTTTGACCAGCAACAGGGAATGTTGGCGGAAAGCCTCATTGTGAGTGAGTTTGGGGATCCAGGAGATATGGGCCACGCCCTTGATCTCGACCCGGGTGCCGCCGGTGACGGATACGTTCACATCCTCGCGGGCGGCTCCGATCCCAACCCTCACCAGACCTGAACTGCGGGCGATGAAGCGGATGTTTTGCGCGGCCTCGTGGGCCTCCCAGGGGGTTTTCATGTCCGGATAGGTGACCGTTTCGATCAGCGGCATGCCCAGCCTGTCCGCGTAATAGGTGCGGGTGTGGCGGATGTCCGAAACCTCGCGGCAGCTGTCTTCCTCCACGCTGAATTGGATCACGCGGATCTTTTTGCCGGAGATGGGGAATTCGCCCTCGATGCCCAGGATGGTGGTGCGCTGGAAGCCCGTCGGGATGCTGCCATCCAGGTATTGCTTGCGGGTGATGTGCAGTTCGCCGACGATCTTCATCTTCAGCAGCAGGGCGATCAGCATCGCCTGGTCCAGCGCTTCGCGGTTGAGCGCGAAAGGCGGGGTGTCGTCCACCTCGTAGGTGCAGGCGCTGTCGTTCTTGATGCGGTAGACGATCTTTTTGCGGGTCTTGAATTCCATCAGCGCCGTGCCGTCGTATTCGCCCAGTTCGGAAAGGGTGGGACGCATGTGGCGGACGATCTCGGCGTCGAAATCGTCAAAATCGTGGTAGATGCCGGCGGGGCAGCGGCAGAAAAGCTTTTTGGCGGTGTTGAGCTGTTGGTGCACCTCCAGCCCGCATTTGAAGCCCAGAGCGCTCCAGGTCTCGGCGGAGGCGTCCCTGAGTGCCACCCAGCCGGTTTTGACCCGGCTGCGCAACCAGTTTTGTTGGTGAGGGTTATCCATTAAACGTTCCCTTGCTTGAAACTTTGGGGAACAATCCAAGCGGGAGGGGGTTTTTGTCCAGCACTATTTGGTTTGAGGCCTCACACAGATTTCACAGATTACACAGATTAAAAGAAGATAAGCACGCAGATTTCGCTGATTTCGCTGATTTTCTTTGAATAGATTAGGGATGCACAGGATGGATAGGGATGACAGGGATACTGTCCATTTTTCTTTTTCCGCGCTTATTTGATCTTTTTCAGAGTTTTTTCGTATTCCCCTATTCTCCCTCTTTAATCCGTAAATCCGTGTAATCCGTTAAATCCGTATTAAATCTTTTTTATATGCGTGATCTGCGAAATCTGCGTGCTTATCAATTTGTAAATCTGCGTGATCTGCGAAATCTGCGTGCTTATCTTCTTTTAATCTGTGTAATCTGTGTAATCTGTGTGAGAATTTAAAGTATCACATCCGCATATGCGACGAGTTCATCCAGGTCCACTTTGGAGACGACTAGTTTGACCGGTGCCTGCAGCGGCGGTTTGTCTTCACAGCGCAGGACCAGCCTCTTTTCCCAGCGCGAGAGCTCCGCCAGGTAGCCATGCTTGAGGCGGCGCAGCAGGATCCCGTCCAGGGGGGTGCCCAAATGTTTTTGCTCAAGATAGCGGAGCAGCCAGTAACGCTCGCTGCGGTGGGCCACGGCGCGCAGATAAAGCAGGCGCTTTTCGATCCGGGGGATCAGTTCATCCAGTTCAGTGCTCGTGTAGGGCTGGTTTTTGCCTTCCAGTAGTGACTCGAACTGGGCCTGGTTCACGATATCGGTAAAGCGGCGGATGGGGGAAGTGGCGTGCAGATAGGCCTGCGAGCCGATTCCGGGATGGAACTGGGCCTGGGTGCTAAGATAGGCCTGGGAACCGAAGGCCGGGGCCTCCTCATCCTCGTCGGTGGCGGGAAACTGCGCGATATTGCGGTAGATCAGAGGCAGGCCGCTATCCATGGGCCGTTCCGCGAACAGCCGGTTGTAGAGGATCATCAGCTCTTCGATGATGAATCTGGACGGGCTGAGGTTGTCGATCCGCTGCATCCGGATGTCGTGTCCGGATACCTTGAGATTCCAGAAATAGCGGGGCTTGCGGCCGTTCTCGCCGCCGGTCCGCTCCTCGTTCAGTCTCAGGCAGATCTTGTTCAAGAGATCAAAGGGCCTGGACTCCAGCCGGCGGTCCACCTCGTCGTAGCTGAAGTTATGCTTCAGGCTGAGGGTTTCGCGCCTGAATTCATGGTCAAGCAGTTTCAAATCCTTATCCAGCCGGGCATAAAGCGAAAGCACGGGGCGCGGCTCGCTTTGGACCAAACTGAAGGCGGCATGGGAAAGTTCCGGAGGCAGCAGGGGAACGCTCTCCCCCGGCAGATAGAGCGAAGCCACGCGGCTTTGGGCTTCACGATACAGGTCCGAGTCCCTCGGGATACAGGCGGCTACGTCGCTGATATGGACCCCCAGCAGCCAGCCTTCCGGCAAAGCCTGGATGGAAATGGCGTCGTCGTGGTCGGGAGCGTCTTCCGCGTCAATGCTGAAAGCCTCCGCGTCACTGACCGGACCGGACTGCGAAGCTTGCGCCTGGCGCCACAGCTCCGCGGGAAAAAGGATGGGAATGCCGCTCCCGGCAGCCATGGGATCTGTCTCCGGCAGGATGTCGCCCAAGCGCAGCCGCAGGGCTTGGACCTGTTCTTCCAATGCTTTATCTCCCGCGGTGGCGCGCAGCAGCCTGGCCAGGTCCTTGCGCTCCTGGGAAACGAGCAGCTCGCGCAGTTCGGCCAGAAACTGCCCGCGATATTGGGCAGGCAGGTCTTCCCCAGCGCCATCTTTGAGAAATCTTTCGACCTCCTGCAGATAGCGCATCCGCTCCTCTTCCCGGCGCTGCTGTTCCCGGTAAAGCCTGAGCTCATCCTCGCCGCGGGTGCGGAACTGGCCTTTATGGGAGACAAAGAGGTCCGGCCGTTCCTTGAGATAATGGAACAGCGAGAAACGGCGGAGGTCATCCTCGTAAACCAGGGCGGCGCAAGCCTCAGCAAAACTGAAGGGGGTGGGTATTTTGGATAGAACTGATAGAATCTCCGCCTCCGG
This region of Candidatus Syntrophosphaera sp. genomic DNA includes:
- a CDS encoding Glu-tRNA(Gln) amidotransferase GatDE subunit E, whose amino-acid sequence is MDNPHQQNWLRSRVKTGWVALRDASAETWSALGFKCGLEVHQQLNTAKKLFCRCPAGIYHDFDDFDAEIVRHMRPTLSELGEYDGTALMEFKTRKKIVYRIKNDSACTYEVDDTPPFALNREALDQAMLIALLLKMKIVGELHITRKQYLDGSIPTGFQRTTILGIEGEFPISGKKIRVIQFSVEEDSCREVSDIRHTRTYYADRLGMPLIETVTYPDMKTPWEAHEAAQNIRFIARSSGLVRVGIGAAREDVNVSVTGGTRVEIKGVAHISWIPKLTHNEAFRQHSLLLVKAELAQRIKHPDKWGISHSLLDPADWRHIPILKEHSAQGWKLLAVNLPRFGGILSWFNQPGRCFADEIADRLKVIACLERPNMFHSEDIGMEGFGVEEFGVANSALPQGSQSPSESEADSVRSPNRNSASQNIPQGSQSPSESEADSVRSPNRNSASQKSQFFSGGHGLQQDPTGTVDEGPRVDARSSLDSREIASLDSRDWDKIRSDLKAGPDDAQILFWAPDEDIKTALETIAERCQLAFAGVPNETRKSLPDGITWFERVLPGADRMYPDTDSAPIPVLEEMIEDARKLLPVGLDRRLDQLAEWGIPFDAYTYLLRNNLMPVLEEFSAKYDIAPKKLALLYAHLLKGLQGREPLPFDHQRVEDLLIFIDKRNLKLDILPEMLKVLFANPNMQFASVLAVLGHKETPTGEILAQIPLLRKMWARAKTPGLKRPDAASHWMMGRLRQMALGNISLAELRQAIENGMQKEGTDA
- a CDS encoding RNB domain-containing ribonuclease, translated to MNAFEPGKIVLFYQQERLCAGLITAVTEQRCQVLDAVGASFNLPLGRFVFISQDVYTPVSSATLLSFEQEMAITLGSLPEAEILSVLSKIPTPFSFAEACAALVYEDDLRRFSLFHYLKERPDLFVSHKGQFRTRGEDELRLYREQQRREEERMRYLQEVERFLKDGAGEDLPAQYRGQFLAELRELLVSQERKDLARLLRATAGDKALEEQVQALRLRLGDILPETDPMAAGSGIPILFPAELWRQAQASQSGPVSDAEAFSIDAEDAPDHDDAISIQALPEGWLLGVHISDVAACIPRDSDLYREAQSRVASLYLPGESVPLLPPELSHAAFSLVQSEPRPVLSLYARLDKDLKLLDHEFRRETLSLKHNFSYDEVDRRLESRPFDLLNKICLRLNEERTGGENGRKPRYFWNLKVSGHDIRMQRIDNLSPSRFIIEELMILYNRLFAERPMDSGLPLIYRNIAQFPATDEDEEAPAFGSQAYLSTQAQFHPGIGSQAYLHATSPIRRFTDIVNQAQFESLLEGKNQPYTSTELDELIPRIEKRLLYLRAVAHRSERYWLLRYLEQKHLGTPLDGILLRRLKHGYLAELSRWEKRLVLRCEDKPPLQAPVKLVVSKVDLDELVAYADVIL